One Orrella dioscoreae genomic window carries:
- a CDS encoding thiamine pyrophosphate-binding protein: MPTSSANTSPIARSGGQILVDQLVAHGVRHVFCVPGESYLAVLDALVDVDIDVTVCRQEGGAAMMADAHGKLSGRPGICMVTRGPGAANALAGVHIASQDSTPLILFVGQIERGMREREAFQEMDYRAVFGTQAKWVTEIDDADRIPELISRAFHVASSGRPGPVVIALPEDMLTDTATVADTPGYDIIDTAPGAAQLADLAERLAAARAPLAILGGTRWSAQAVDQFAAFAERAGLPVAASFRRQMLCPADHPCYIGDVGLGANPALLARVRDADLLLLVGGRMSEIPSQSYTLLDLPVPRQALVHVHPDVNELGRVYRPTLAINASPTAFAAALADVPASHDSARKDAIRNLHDSYIAWSDASRIRTQGALQMGEIMAWLESRLPDDAVLTNGAGNYATWLHRFHRNRAYGTQLAPTSGSMGYGLPAAVGAKRVDPSRMVVCFAGDGCFLMHGQEFATAVQYDLPIIVIVVDNGMYGTIRMHQEKHYPARVSATALRNPDFAAYARSFGGHGERVEDTEQFAAAFERAVASGKPAILHCLLDPEVITPTATLTDLRTTAQKQGG, translated from the coding sequence ATGCCGACATCCTCCGCTAACACCTCCCCCATCGCCCGCTCCGGCGGCCAGATCCTTGTCGATCAACTGGTGGCGCACGGCGTGCGCCACGTGTTCTGCGTTCCTGGCGAAAGCTACCTGGCCGTGCTGGATGCGCTGGTGGACGTCGACATCGACGTCACCGTGTGCCGCCAGGAAGGCGGCGCGGCCATGATGGCCGACGCGCACGGCAAGCTGTCGGGCCGGCCCGGCATCTGCATGGTCACGCGCGGCCCGGGCGCCGCCAACGCGCTGGCGGGCGTGCACATCGCCAGCCAGGACTCCACGCCCCTGATCCTGTTCGTGGGCCAGATCGAACGCGGCATGCGCGAGCGCGAAGCCTTCCAGGAAATGGACTACCGCGCAGTCTTCGGCACCCAGGCCAAATGGGTCACCGAGATCGATGACGCCGACCGCATTCCCGAACTGATCTCGCGCGCCTTCCACGTCGCCAGCTCCGGCCGCCCCGGCCCGGTTGTCATCGCGCTGCCCGAGGACATGCTGACCGACACCGCCACGGTGGCCGATACCCCGGGCTACGACATCATCGACACCGCGCCCGGCGCGGCGCAACTGGCCGACCTGGCCGAGCGCCTGGCCGCCGCGCGCGCGCCGCTGGCCATCCTGGGCGGCACGCGCTGGAGCGCGCAAGCCGTGGACCAGTTCGCTGCTTTCGCCGAACGCGCCGGCCTGCCGGTGGCGGCCTCGTTCCGCCGCCAGATGCTGTGCCCGGCAGACCACCCCTGCTATATCGGCGACGTGGGCCTGGGCGCCAACCCGGCGCTGCTGGCGCGCGTGCGCGACGCCGACCTGCTGCTGCTGGTGGGCGGGCGCATGTCCGAGATTCCCAGCCAGAGCTACACGCTGCTGGACCTGCCGGTGCCGCGCCAGGCGCTGGTGCACGTGCATCCCGACGTCAACGAGCTGGGCCGCGTCTATCGCCCCACGCTGGCCATCAACGCCTCACCCACGGCCTTCGCGGCGGCGCTGGCCGACGTGCCCGCCAGCCACGACTCGGCGCGCAAGGATGCCATCCGCAACCTGCACGACAGCTACATCGCCTGGAGCGATGCCAGCCGCATCCGCACGCAGGGCGCGCTGCAGATGGGCGAGATCATGGCGTGGCTGGAATCACGCCTGCCCGATGACGCGGTGCTGACCAACGGCGCGGGCAACTACGCCACGTGGCTGCACCGCTTCCACCGCAACCGCGCCTACGGCACGCAACTCGCGCCGACCTCGGGCTCGATGGGCTACGGGCTGCCGGCGGCGGTGGGTGCCAAGCGCGTCGATCCCTCGCGCATGGTCGTGTGCTTCGCAGGCGACGGCTGCTTCCTGATGCACGGCCAGGAATTCGCCACCGCCGTGCAATACGACCTGCCGATCATCGTCATCGTCGTGGACAACGGCATGTACGGCACGATCCGCATGCACCAGGAAAAGCACTACCCGGCCCGCGTGTCGGCCACCGCGCTGCGCAACCCCGACTTCGCCGCCTATGCGCGCAGCTTCGGCGGCCACGGCGAACGCGTGGAGGATACCGAGCAGTTCGCCGCCGCCTTCGAACGCGCCGTGGCCAGCGGCAAGCCGGCCATCCTGCATTGCCTGCTGGACCCGGAGGTCATCACGCCGACAGCCACGCTGACCGACCTGCGCACGACGGCCCAGAAGCAAGGCGGCTGA
- a CDS encoding nitroreductase, producing the protein MPTSSPDAVPLSAEEALLSRRSVRAFLPEPVPRETIEAILRLAARAPSGNNAQPWQVYVLTGETLARVGKALGAAHDDPDPARYQGEYDYYPRKWISPFLDRRRKVGWDLYGLLGLTREDKAGMHAQHGRNYRFFDAPVGLLFTINRIMSQGSWLDYGMFLQSIMLAARAHGLDTCPQAAFVPYHDIIRRELALPPEEMFVCGMALGRAEESAIENTLRSEREPVEAFTHFLD; encoded by the coding sequence ATGCCGACGTCCAGCCCTGACGCTGTTCCCCTGTCTGCCGAAGAGGCCTTGCTGTCGCGCCGCTCGGTGCGGGCGTTCCTGCCCGAGCCGGTGCCGCGCGAGACCATCGAGGCCATCCTGCGCCTGGCGGCGCGCGCGCCCTCGGGCAACAACGCGCAACCCTGGCAGGTCTATGTGCTGACGGGTGAAACGCTGGCGCGCGTCGGCAAGGCGCTGGGCGCGGCGCATGACGATCCCGACCCCGCGCGCTACCAGGGCGAGTACGACTACTACCCCAGGAAATGGATCTCGCCGTTCCTGGACCGCCGCCGCAAGGTGGGCTGGGACCTGTATGGCCTGCTGGGTCTCACGCGCGAGGACAAGGCCGGCATGCATGCCCAGCATGGCAGGAACTACCGCTTCTTCGATGCGCCGGTGGGACTGCTGTTCACCATCAACCGCATCATGTCGCAGGGCAGCTGGCTGGATTACGGCATGTTCCTGCAATCCATCATGCTGGCCGCGCGGGCCCACGGACTGGACACCTGCCCGCAGGCGGCCTTCGTGCCGTACCACGACATCATCAGGCGGGAGTTGGCGCTGCCGCCCGAAGAGATGTTCGTGTGCGGCATGGCGCTGGGCCGGGCCGAGGAGTCGGCCATCGAGAACACGCTGCGCTCGGAGCGCGAACCCGTCGAGGCATTCACGCATTTCCTGGATTAG
- a CDS encoding L-threonylcarbamoyladenylate synthase, producing MPHAAPASLAEIDHAADVLARGELAAFPTETVYGLGADAENPEAIARIYAAKGRPSNHPVIVHVAPEADLSYWAGDIPPLARALIDAFWPGPLTLILPRAAHIPDTVSGGQDSVGLRCPSHPVAQQLLRAFARRRGGHGGVAAPSANKFGQVSPTHAAHVRSEFPELVAAGMPVLEGGASEVGIESTILDLSRLDSVGPVLLRPGHVTAARIAEITGSLPALPDAAAPRVSGSLKAHYAPRTPLRLASAATLAALATGQGLPATGRYVLVSHTRAQAPADLSPRVDWHAAPAAADAYAAGLYAMLRSLDLQGYAGIVLEAPPEAANWLAVRDRVGRAAAAFDADDGAAT from the coding sequence ATGCCCCACGCCGCGCCCGCCTCCCTGGCAGAAATCGACCACGCCGCCGATGTGCTCGCGCGCGGCGAACTGGCGGCCTTTCCCACGGAAACCGTCTATGGCCTGGGGGCCGATGCCGAAAACCCCGAGGCGATTGCGCGCATCTATGCGGCCAAGGGCCGCCCGTCCAACCATCCGGTGATCGTGCATGTGGCGCCCGAGGCGGACCTGTCCTATTGGGCCGGCGACATCCCGCCGCTGGCGCGCGCACTGATCGACGCCTTCTGGCCGGGGCCGCTGACGCTCATCCTGCCGCGCGCCGCACACATCCCCGACACCGTCAGCGGCGGACAGGACAGCGTGGGCCTGCGTTGCCCCTCGCATCCGGTGGCCCAGCAATTGCTGCGTGCCTTCGCCAGGCGCCGCGGCGGACATGGCGGCGTGGCCGCGCCTTCGGCCAACAAGTTCGGCCAGGTGTCGCCCACGCATGCCGCGCACGTGCGCAGCGAATTCCCGGAACTCGTGGCGGCCGGCATGCCGGTGCTCGAAGGCGGCGCGTCCGAGGTCGGCATCGAGTCGACCATCCTGGACCTGTCGCGCCTGGACAGCGTGGGACCGGTGCTGCTGCGTCCCGGCCATGTCACGGCCGCGCGCATCGCCGAGATCACGGGCAGCCTGCCTGCCTTGCCTGATGCCGCGGCGCCGCGGGTGTCGGGCAGCCTGAAAGCCCACTACGCGCCGCGCACCCCGCTGCGCCTGGCCAGCGCCGCGACGCTGGCCGCCCTGGCGACGGGGCAGGGCCTGCCCGCCACGGGCCGATACGTGCTGGTGTCGCACACGCGCGCGCAGGCGCCCGCGGACCTGTCGCCGCGCGTGGACTGGCATGCGGCGCCCGCCGCTGCCGATGCCTATGCGGCCGGGCTGTATGCCATGCTGCGCAGCCTGGACCTGCAAGGCTATGCGGGCATCGTGCTGGAAGCGCCGCCCGAGGCGGCCAACTGGCTGGCCGTGCGCGATCGCGTGGGCCGCGCGGCTGCCGCGTTTGACGCCGACGACGGCGCGGCGACCTGA